A genomic stretch from Juglans microcarpa x Juglans regia isolate MS1-56 chromosome 3S, Jm3101_v1.0, whole genome shotgun sequence includes:
- the LOC121257990 gene encoding protein RGF1 INDUCIBLE TRANSCRIPTION FACTOR 1-like: MGGGGLDGGHDDQENKWPPWLKPLLQTSFFVQCKVHTNSHKSECNMYCLDCMNGALCSLCLASHRDHRAIQIRRSSYHDVIRVSEIQKYVDVTSVQTYIINSARIVFLNERPQPRPGKGVTNTCQVCDRSLLDSFSFCSLGCKIVGTSKNFRKKKMCMDTDHQGYDTEGSLNGISNIGYMKSKAHSFTPSTPPPTARNYRTAKRRKGVPHRSPMGGGLILQY; the protein is encoded by the exons ATG GGAGGAGGAGGTTTAGATGGTGGTCATGATGATCAAGAAAACAAGTGGCCGCCATGGCTGAAGCCGCTTCTTCAAACAAGCTTCTTTGTTCAATGCAAGGTTCACACAAATTCTCACAAGAGTGAATGCAATATGTACTGCTTGGACTGCATGAATGGAGCCCTTTGTTCTCTTTGCCTCGCTTCTCATAGAGATCACCGGGCTATTCAG ATAAGAAGGTCGTCATATCATGATGTGATAAGGGTGTCTGAGATTCAGAAATATGTGGATGTAACAAGTGTGCAGACATACATAATAAACAGTGCGAGGATTGTGTTCTTGAATGAGAGGCCTCAGCCTAGGCCCGGCAAAGGAGTCACCAATACCTGCCAAGTCTGTGACCGTAGCCTCCTTGATTCCTTCAGTTTCTGCTCACTTGGCTGCAAG ATTGTTGGGACATCAAAGAAtttcaggaaaaagaaaatgtgcatgGACACTGATCATCAAGGGTATGACACTGAAGGATCACTGAATGGCATTAGCAATATTGGGTATATGAAAAGCAAAGCTCACAGTTTTACACCATCGACGCCACCTCCGACAGCCAGGAATTACAGAACTGCAAAGAGAAGGAAGGGGGTTCCCCATAGATCTCCAATGGGAGGTGGCCTTATTTTACAATACTAA